A single Cytophagia bacterium CHB2 DNA region contains:
- the preA gene encoding NAD-dependent dihydropyrimidine dehydrogenase subunit PreA → MPDLSITFCGIKSPNPFWLASAPPTNSGYQVARAFDAGWGGAVWKTIGETIVNVSSRYSAVHYANQKVMGLNNIELITDRSLEENLREIRDIKKRYPNNALIVSLMVESKREAWHEVVKRTEDTGCDGLELNFGCPHGMSERGMGSAVGQVPDYACQITEWVKEVATTPVMIKLTPNITDIRYIARAAVRGGADALSMINTINSITSIDLDTFVPRPAVRNLTSHGGYCGPAVKPIALNMVHSVAADAEMPRRVPISGIGGIQSWSDATEFMLLGATSVQVCTAVMHYGFRIVEGMIEGMENWMREKGFAKTTDFIGKSLHHVADWGDLDLNYAIKANINQETCIHCGLCYIACEDGCHQSIRMTQQNGSNHYEVIEEKCVGCNMCSIVCPVEGCITMIDQTNGKPEMSWKQYQKLLAEGKIAPIQPPVHV, encoded by the coding sequence ATGCCCGATTTGTCCATAACTTTCTGCGGTATCAAATCGCCCAATCCCTTCTGGCTCGCGTCCGCGCCGCCGACGAACAGCGGTTATCAAGTTGCGCGCGCGTTTGATGCAGGTTGGGGCGGCGCTGTTTGGAAAACCATTGGCGAGACCATCGTCAATGTGAGCAGCCGTTATTCCGCGGTGCATTATGCCAATCAAAAAGTGATGGGCTTGAACAACATCGAGCTTATCACTGACCGCTCGCTCGAGGAAAATCTCCGCGAAATTCGCGACATTAAAAAACGTTATCCCAACAACGCGCTCATCGTCTCGCTCATGGTCGAATCAAAACGCGAGGCGTGGCACGAAGTAGTCAAACGCACGGAAGACACCGGCTGCGATGGTCTCGAGCTCAACTTTGGCTGCCCGCACGGCATGAGCGAGCGCGGCATGGGCTCTGCGGTTGGACAAGTTCCCGACTATGCCTGCCAAATCACCGAATGGGTGAAGGAGGTGGCGACCACGCCGGTGATGATCAAACTCACGCCGAACATAACGGATATTCGTTACATCGCGCGCGCGGCGGTGCGCGGCGGCGCAGATGCCTTGTCGATGATCAACACCATCAACTCGATTACGAGCATCGATCTCGACACGTTTGTGCCGCGGCCGGCAGTACGCAATCTCACCTCGCATGGCGGCTATTGCGGCCCAGCGGTGAAGCCCATTGCGCTCAATATGGTGCATTCCGTCGCTGCGGACGCAGAAATGCCGCGGCGCGTGCCGATCAGCGGCATTGGCGGCATTCAGAGTTGGAGCGATGCCACGGAGTTCATGTTGCTGGGCGCGACGAGCGTGCAAGTCTGCACCGCGGTAATGCATTACGGCTTTCGCATCGTGGAAGGCATGATCGAGGGCATGGAAAATTGGATGCGCGAAAAGGGTTTTGCAAAGACGACGGACTTCATCGGCAAGTCTCTCCATCACGTCGCGGATTGGGGCGATCTCGATCTCAACTATGCGATCAAGGCCAACATCAATCAGGAAACGTGCATTCATTGCGGCTTGTGCTACATCGCCTGCGAAGACGGCTGCCACCAGAGCATTCGCATGACGCAGCAAAACGGCTCGAATCACTACGAAGTGATTGAAGAAAAGTGCGTTGGCTGCAACATGTGCAGCATTGTTTGTCCGGTGGAAGGTTGCATCACGATGATCGATCAAACCAACGGCAAGCCGGAGATGTCGTGGAAGCAGTATCAAAAACTCTTAGCGGAAGGCAAGATCGCGCCGATTCAGCCGCCTGTGCATGTGTGA
- a CDS encoding DinB family protein translates to MIVDSRSKIENPRCGSKNIGVQNAMSRARIQMTLEVFESSCKPLFAVLENIPVEQLNWKAGPESRSIGEICRHLVRVDAWFLKRLGITPVVSDAKSGTREELAENMQRIQQQVKEVVTACASDEELHLERTSLDGKDKEKLGVAVIHMAQHYLYHLAQIIYLRRAQDREWPSPHNNWDAATHVIGDYLLGIKN, encoded by the coding sequence ATGATCGTGGATAGTAGATCGAAGATCGAAAATCCCCGCTGCGGCAGCAAAAATATTGGAGTGCAAAACGCAATGAGCAGGGCACGTATTCAAATGACGTTGGAAGTTTTTGAGAGCAGTTGCAAGCCGTTGTTTGCCGTATTGGAAAATATTCCGGTTGAGCAACTGAATTGGAAAGCTGGCCCGGAGTCGCGCAGCATTGGCGAGATTTGCCGGCATCTGGTGCGGGTGGATGCGTGGTTCTTGAAACGCCTCGGCATCACGCCGGTCGTGAGTGACGCAAAATCCGGCACGCGTGAAGAGTTGGCGGAGAACATGCAAAGGATTCAGCAGCAAGTCAAAGAAGTGGTAACTGCATGCGCGAGCGACGAGGAGTTGCACCTCGAACGCACGTCACTCGATGGCAAGGACAAAGAAAAACTCGGTGTGGCAGTGATTCACATGGCGCAGCATTATCTTTATCATCTCGCGCAGATTATTTATCTCCGTCGCGCGCAAGATCGCGAATGGCCCTCGCCGCACAACAACTGGGATGCCGCGACGCACGTTATCGGCGATTATTTGCTTGGCATAAAAAACTGA